A genomic segment from Truepera sp. encodes:
- a CDS encoding dynamin family protein yields MLDLPTGLSDLVARERGAATDLLILLAKLEADPQYVADVRTAIDDLDGIFLLVVAGEFNAGKSSLVNALLGERVMPEGVTPTTDRVTVITHGEEITEVEDGHDLVRRTYPSELLGTVAFVDTPGTNAIVERHQLLTERFVPRADLVLFVTSADRPFTQSEREFLELIESWGKKVLMVVNKIDILATPAERTAVLDFVTEHARETLGTTPEVFGVSARQAFEARRSGDDAALAATGLPELEAAIRQRLGADRLKLKLLTPLGVAKRTAEHYAEVLENRLGLLTEDSATLAEVERQRAHFESELKKDLKLHVDAINSVLESVEKRGEEFFDDTIRWRRIAKLMNTQKVKEEFEADVVKSAEAEIDKGLGELVDWFIGRNLQLWEDVMSFLNEKRASEQDRIIGEVGGRFQYDRQALLRGMREQLGSGLMEYDAPTEARQLADRLQGAVIQTGLLEVGGLGLSAAMLAIMTGAALDITGLAVGLTVMGLGLLVFPRQRARAKRDLRAKMSELQAALEEGVSKQFALELARSQEKLTAAISPYTRFVGAELARLHELQAELEAITSRLSKLRREVETTA; encoded by the coding sequence ATGCTCGACCTTCCGACCGGCCTGAGCGACCTCGTGGCACGTGAGCGTGGAGCCGCTACCGACCTCCTCATCCTGCTCGCCAAGCTCGAGGCCGACCCGCAGTACGTCGCCGACGTACGCACCGCCATCGACGACCTCGACGGCATCTTCTTGCTGGTCGTGGCCGGCGAGTTCAACGCCGGCAAGTCGAGTCTCGTGAACGCGCTCCTCGGCGAGCGCGTCATGCCCGAGGGCGTGACCCCCACCACCGACCGCGTGACCGTCATCACTCATGGCGAGGAGATCACCGAGGTGGAGGACGGCCACGACCTCGTTCGACGCACCTACCCGAGCGAGCTGCTGGGCACCGTGGCGTTCGTGGACACCCCCGGCACCAACGCCATCGTGGAGCGCCACCAGCTGCTCACCGAACGCTTCGTGCCGCGCGCCGACCTCGTGCTCTTCGTCACGAGCGCCGACCGCCCGTTCACGCAGAGCGAGCGCGAGTTCCTCGAGCTCATAGAGTCGTGGGGCAAGAAGGTCCTGATGGTCGTGAACAAGATCGACATCTTGGCCACGCCCGCGGAGCGGACCGCCGTGCTCGACTTCGTCACCGAGCACGCTCGCGAGACGCTGGGCACCACCCCCGAAGTGTTCGGCGTGAGCGCCCGCCAGGCTTTCGAGGCGCGGCGCTCCGGCGACGATGCGGCTCTGGCGGCGACCGGCCTGCCCGAGCTGGAGGCGGCCATCCGCCAGCGCCTCGGCGCCGACCGCCTGAAACTGAAGCTCCTCACGCCGCTGGGCGTGGCCAAACGCACGGCGGAGCACTACGCCGAGGTGCTCGAGAACCGCCTCGGGCTGCTGACCGAGGACAGCGCCACCCTCGCCGAGGTCGAGCGGCAACGCGCCCACTTCGAGAGTGAGCTGAAGAAGGACCTCAAGCTTCACGTAGACGCCATCAATTCGGTGCTCGAGAGCGTCGAGAAGCGGGGCGAGGAGTTCTTCGACGACACCATCCGCTGGCGCCGCATCGCCAAGCTCATGAACACCCAGAAGGTGAAGGAGGAGTTCGAGGCCGACGTGGTGAAGAGCGCGGAGGCCGAGATCGACAAGGGTCTGGGCGAGTTGGTCGACTGGTTCATCGGACGCAACCTGCAGTTGTGGGAGGACGTCATGAGCTTCCTCAACGAGAAGCGGGCGTCCGAACAAGACCGCATCATCGGCGAGGTAGGCGGGCGCTTCCAGTACGACCGTCAGGCGCTGCTTCGCGGTATGCGCGAGCAGCTCGGATCGGGCTTGATGGAGTACGACGCGCCCACCGAGGCGAGGCAGCTCGCCGATCGCCTGCAGGGCGCCGTGATCCAGACGGGCCTGCTCGAGGTGGGCGGCCTGGGGCTAAGTGCCGCGATGCTGGCCATCATGACGGGTGCGGCTCTCGACATCACCGGGTTGGCGGTCGGGCTCACCGTCATGGGCCTCGGGCTCCTCGTCTTCCCCCGCCAACGCGCGCGCGCCAAGCGCGACCTACGCGCCAAGATGAGCGAGCTTCAGGCGGCCTTGGAGGAGGGGGTGAGCAAGCAGTTCGCCCTCGAACTCGCGCGCTCACAGGAGAAGCTCACGGCGGCCATCAGCCCCTACACGCGCTTCGTGGGGGCCGAACTCGCGCGGCTGCACGAGCTGCAAGCCGAGCTCGAGGCCATCACGAGTCGCCTGAGTAAGCTGCGGCGCGAGGTCGAGACGACCGCGTAG
- the pheA gene encoding prephenate dehydratase: MTDPRPARVAYQGVPGAFSEEAALGFAPGGQAVGFPTFEEAFAAAADGTCDYACLPVENSLAGSINQTYDLLTDSVMNVVGERIVRVHHNLLVKPGVKLEEVRRVYSHPQALAQCMGFIRKHGLEAVTDFDTAGAAKLLAENGGEGKAAIASLRAAQEYGLEVVAEKIEDLPFNFTRFFVLGYADARAKSARPPGDETRYKTSLVVATRHRPGDLVTCLEVFPLHEINMTKLESRPRRDKPWSYLFYIDIDGHIEEPNVAAAMADLMRRAAFVKYLGSYAAADPVEVS, from the coding sequence ATGACCGATCCCAGACCGGCCCGCGTCGCGTACCAAGGCGTTCCAGGCGCCTTCAGTGAGGAGGCCGCCCTCGGCTTCGCCCCCGGGGGGCAGGCCGTCGGGTTCCCCACTTTCGAGGAGGCGTTCGCGGCGGCCGCCGACGGTACCTGCGATTACGCCTGCTTGCCCGTGGAGAACAGCCTCGCGGGTTCCATCAACCAGACCTACGACCTCCTGACCGACTCGGTCATGAACGTCGTGGGGGAGCGCATAGTGCGCGTGCACCACAACCTCCTCGTGAAGCCCGGGGTGAAGCTCGAGGAAGTCCGCCGCGTGTACAGCCACCCGCAGGCGCTGGCCCAATGCATGGGCTTCATCCGGAAGCACGGCCTCGAGGCCGTGACCGACTTCGACACCGCGGGCGCGGCCAAGCTCCTCGCCGAGAACGGCGGGGAGGGGAAGGCCGCCATCGCCAGCCTGCGCGCGGCGCAGGAGTACGGCCTCGAAGTGGTGGCCGAGAAGATCGAGGACCTACCCTTCAACTTCACGCGCTTCTTCGTGCTCGGTTACGCCGACGCCAGGGCGAAGAGCGCCAGACCGCCCGGCGACGAGACGCGTTACAAGACGAGCCTGGTGGTCGCCACGCGGCACCGGCCCGGCGACCTGGTCACGTGCCTCGAGGTCTTCCCGCTGCACGAGATCAACATGACGAAGCTGGAATCGCGGCCCAGGCGCGACAAGCCGTGGAGCTACCTCTTCTACATCGACATCGACGGCCACATCGAGGAGCCGAACGTGGCGGCGGCGATGGCCGACCTCATGCGGCGGGCCGCGTTCGTCAAGTACCTGGGCAGCTACGCCGCGGCCGACCCGGTGGAAGTGAGTTGA
- a CDS encoding RNA-binding S4 domain-containing protein — MGNTGDPGPERDPGPEREARPDLEPGPSPERGGPAEAPSLRLDDALKFFGVATTGGQAKHLIQRGEVRVNGVVETRRKHRLVAGDSVMVGAEAFVIEFEPTPES, encoded by the coding sequence ATGGGCAATACCGGTGACCCGGGGCCGGAGCGCGACCCGGGGCCGGAGCGCGAAGCGAGGCCCGATCTCGAACCGGGGCCGAGCCCAGAACGAGGCGGCCCAGCAGAGGCCCCCTCCCTGCGCCTCGACGACGCCCTCAAGTTCTTCGGCGTGGCCACCACGGGCGGGCAGGCCAAACACCTCATCCAGCGGGGCGAGGTGCGGGTGAACGGCGTGGTGGAGACGCGCCGCAAGCACCGGTTGGTGGCCGGGGACAGCGTGATGGTGGGCGCCGAGGCCTTCGTGATCGAGTTCGAACCCACCCCGGAAAGCTGA
- a CDS encoding Uma2 family endonuclease, with protein MSVDPGGTPKIMFGRGGRRHRGGAARASGNEPQPRLLAAAGFLAHLRSGAVADAGRAELLGGRVVFLPRLLPAQAAAVLGLHARLAAALGPWSPSRSSGAAYRPPAEAIKRPLLGLGPEDLLRPEIAVLATPARWLEEPEALGQPRERALAGESLGSEGVVLAVELAIAGRNAGGRSRTEGAVTPRLAAYARAGVREVWLLDLHRGWTEAYRAPWSGSFRSRTLWYPGEEVPLSSLPGVTALALETG; from the coding sequence ATGTCGGTCGACCCGGGTGGCACGCCAAAGATCATGTTCGGCCGCGGTGGTCGCAGGCACAGGGGCGGCGCGGCGCGGGCTAGCGGTAACGAGCCGCAGCCCCGCCTCCTTGCCGCGGCCGGGTTCCTGGCGCACCTGCGCTCGGGCGCCGTGGCCGACGCGGGCAGGGCCGAGCTGCTGGGCGGAAGAGTGGTCTTCCTGCCGCGGCTGCTGCCCGCGCAGGCGGCCGCGGTGCTCGGCCTCCATGCTCGGCTGGCGGCGGCGCTCGGCCCGTGGTCGCCGTCCCGCAGCAGCGGGGCGGCGTACCGGCCACCCGCGGAGGCAATCAAGCGGCCGCTCCTCGGGCTCGGCCCAGAAGACCTGCTCAGGCCCGAGATCGCGGTGCTGGCAACACCTGCCCGTTGGCTCGAAGAGCCCGAGGCACTTGGCCAGCCGCGTGAGCGAGCGTTGGCAGGCGAGAGCCTCGGGTCCGAGGGCGTGGTCCTCGCCGTGGAGCTGGCCATTGCCGGCCGTAACGCCGGGGGTCGCTCGCGAACGGAGGGAGCCGTCACGCCGCGCTTGGCCGCGTACGCCCGGGCGGGCGTACGCGAGGTGTGGCTCCTCGACCTGCACCGGGGTTGGACGGAGGCCTACCGGGCGCCGTGGTCCGGTAGCTTCAGGTCGCGCACGCTCTGGTACCCAGGAGAGGAGGTGCCGTTGAGTTCGTTGCCGGGAGTGACGGCGTTGGCGTTGGAGACGGGCTGA
- the carB gene encoding carbamoyl-phosphate synthase large subunit, protein MPKRTDIHKILILGSGPIVIGQAAEFDYSGTQACKALRGAGYEVVLVNSNPATIMTDPEVADRTYIEPLTPEFVTKVIAAEKPDALLPTLGGQTALNLAAQLHELGVLEEHGVELIGANYAAIQKGEDRRLFQQAMAKIGIKTPAGKMVTSLDEALEFVVSIGYPAIIRPSFTLGGTGGGIAYDEEQFRATVAQGLHDSPVHSVLVEQSVLGWKEYELEVMRDQNDTVVIICSIENFDPMGVHTGDSITVAPAQTLSDKEYQRLRDYSIDIIREIGVDTGGSNIQFAVNPVDGDVIVIEMNPRVSRSSALASKATGYPIAKIAALLAVGYHLDELPNDITKETKAAFEPTIDYVVTKIPRFAFEKFPTASTTLGTQMRSVGEVMAIGRTFKESLSKALRSLELDVRSETAGLTLQELDGRLHANPARLPAVLELLRRGRSTRSLHEDTGIDPWFLAQLKEITQAEREVEDGPGIAGWSWERWREVKRLGFSDREVGLLTDSSPVDVRAARLQHDGAPVYKTVDTCAAEFEAYTPYLYSTYEWEDEAPPSDRRKVVILGSGPNRIGQGVEFDYATVHAVWALKEAGFETIMVNSNPETVSTDYDTADRLYFEPLTFEDVANIVDHEKPDGVIVQLGGQTPLKLARPLTDAGVPIWGTPAAAIEAAEDRDTFHALCQSLGIPQPRGAVARLPAEAGALAAEIGYPVMVRPSFVLGGRAMKVVRSADELAAYLAEVYSELPDNPSILLDEFIAGATEVDVDALSDGVTTVVAGVMEHVELAGIHSGDSACITPPVSLSPTALALIEEYTGRLAEAIGVLGLINVQYVVRGDEVMVVEANPRASRTIPYLSKAVGVPLAKLAALIAAGKTLAELGFVATPRPKHYSVKEVVLPFLKFAGVAPVLGPEMRSTGESMGIDDDPYLAYYRAALGAGAALPGEGSARLIGEGLDDQAAVLAGLGFAVERGPVPPDSEPDYALLIDVEQTAEARRALENGVPYVTTTEAATWTVKAMAAAAAARAAGPLPVRALQDL, encoded by the coding sequence ATGCCTAAACGTACAGACATCCACAAGATCCTGATCCTGGGGTCCGGCCCCATAGTCATCGGCCAGGCCGCCGAGTTCGACTACTCGGGCACCCAGGCCTGCAAGGCCCTGCGCGGCGCCGGGTACGAGGTGGTGCTGGTCAACTCCAACCCCGCCACGATCATGACCGACCCCGAGGTCGCGGACCGCACCTACATCGAACCCCTCACGCCGGAGTTCGTCACCAAGGTCATCGCGGCGGAGAAACCCGACGCGCTGCTGCCCACGCTTGGCGGCCAGACCGCCCTCAACCTCGCGGCGCAACTCCACGAGCTCGGCGTGCTGGAGGAGCACGGCGTCGAACTCATCGGCGCCAACTACGCCGCCATCCAGAAGGGCGAGGATCGCCGGCTCTTCCAGCAGGCCATGGCCAAGATCGGCATCAAGACGCCCGCCGGCAAGATGGTCACCAGCCTGGACGAGGCCCTGGAGTTCGTGGTGAGCATCGGTTACCCGGCCATCATCCGTCCGAGCTTCACCCTGGGCGGCACCGGCGGCGGCATCGCCTACGACGAGGAGCAGTTCCGCGCCACGGTGGCGCAAGGCCTTCACGACTCGCCCGTCCACAGCGTGCTCGTCGAGCAGTCCGTCTTGGGATGGAAGGAGTACGAGCTGGAGGTCATGCGCGACCAGAACGACACGGTCGTCATCATCTGCTCCATCGAGAACTTCGACCCCATGGGCGTGCACACGGGCGACAGCATCACGGTGGCGCCGGCCCAAACCCTGTCGGACAAGGAGTACCAGCGCCTGCGCGACTACTCCATCGACATCATCCGCGAGATCGGCGTCGACACGGGCGGCTCCAACATCCAGTTCGCCGTCAACCCGGTAGACGGTGACGTCATCGTGATCGAGATGAACCCCCGCGTCTCGCGCTCCTCTGCGCTGGCCAGCAAGGCCACCGGTTACCCGATCGCCAAGATCGCGGCGCTGTTGGCCGTCGGCTACCACCTCGACGAACTGCCCAACGACATCACGAAAGAGACCAAGGCGGCGTTCGAACCCACCATCGACTACGTGGTCACCAAGATCCCGCGCTTCGCGTTCGAGAAGTTCCCGACCGCCTCCACCACCTTGGGCACGCAGATGCGCTCGGTGGGCGAGGTCATGGCCATCGGCCGCACGTTCAAGGAGTCCCTCTCCAAGGCACTGCGGTCACTGGAACTCGACGTCCGGAGCGAGACTGCGGGCCTGACGCTACAGGAGCTCGACGGCCGCCTTCACGCCAATCCCGCGCGCCTCCCCGCCGTCCTCGAACTCTTGCGGCGCGGCCGTTCCACGCGCTCCCTCCACGAGGACACCGGGATAGACCCCTGGTTCCTCGCCCAACTCAAGGAGATCACCCAGGCCGAGCGCGAGGTCGAAGACGGACCAGGGATAGCCGGGTGGTCGTGGGAGAGGTGGCGCGAGGTCAAGCGTCTCGGCTTCTCCGACCGCGAGGTCGGGCTGCTCACGGACTCGAGCCCGGTAGACGTCCGCGCCGCGCGGCTGCAGCACGACGGCGCGCCGGTCTACAAGACCGTCGACACCTGCGCTGCAGAGTTCGAGGCCTACACGCCCTACCTCTACTCCACGTACGAGTGGGAGGACGAGGCGCCGCCGTCCGACCGGCGCAAGGTCGTCATCCTGGGCTCGGGCCCGAACCGCATCGGGCAGGGCGTCGAGTTCGATTACGCCACCGTGCACGCGGTGTGGGCGCTCAAGGAGGCGGGCTTCGAGACCATCATGGTCAACTCGAACCCGGAGACCGTCTCCACCGACTACGACACCGCGGATCGCCTGTACTTCGAACCCCTCACCTTCGAGGACGTGGCGAACATCGTCGATCACGAGAAGCCCGACGGCGTCATCGTGCAGCTTGGCGGCCAGACGCCCCTCAAGCTGGCGCGGCCGCTCACCGACGCCGGCGTTCCCATCTGGGGCACGCCCGCCGCGGCCATCGAAGCCGCGGAGGACCGCGACACCTTCCACGCCCTTTGCCAGTCCCTCGGCATCCCGCAGCCCCGCGGGGCCGTCGCGCGCCTGCCGGCAGAAGCCGGCGCACTGGCCGCCGAGATCGGCTACCCCGTCATGGTCAGGCCGAGCTTCGTGCTGGGCGGTCGCGCCATGAAGGTAGTGCGCAGCGCGGATGAGCTGGCGGCCTACCTGGCCGAGGTCTACTCCGAGTTGCCCGACAACCCTTCCATCCTGCTCGACGAGTTCATCGCCGGCGCCACGGAGGTCGACGTCGACGCGCTATCCGACGGCGTCACCACCGTGGTGGCCGGCGTGATGGAGCACGTGGAGCTGGCCGGCATCCACTCCGGCGACAGCGCTTGCATCACGCCGCCCGTCAGCCTCTCTCCAACCGCGCTGGCCCTCATAGAGGAGTACACGGGGCGGCTGGCGGAGGCCATCGGCGTGCTCGGCCTCATCAACGTGCAGTACGTGGTGCGCGGTGACGAGGTGATGGTGGTCGAGGCCAACCCCCGCGCCAGCCGCACCATCCCCTACCTGTCGAAGGCAGTGGGCGTGCCGCTGGCGAAGCTCGCCGCGCTCATCGCCGCGGGAAAGACGCTGGCGGAACTCGGCTTCGTGGCAACGCCCAGGCCCAAGCACTACAGCGTGAAGGAAGTGGTGCTGCCGTTCCTGAAGTTCGCGGGCGTGGCGCCGGTCCTGGGTCCGGAGATGCGCTCCACGGGTGAGAGCATGGGCATCGACGACGACCCGTACCTCGCGTACTATCGTGCGGCCCTCGGCGCCGGGGCCGCGCTGCCCGGCGAGGGCAGTGCGCGCCTGATAGGTGAGGGCCTGGACGACCAAGCCGCGGTGTTGGCGGGGCTGGGGTTCGCCGTCGAGCGCGGCCCCGTCCCACCTGACTCGGAGCCCGACTACGCGCTGTTGATCGACGTCGAACAAACGGCGGAGGCGCGCCGCGCCCTCGAGAACGGGGTGCCCTACGTGACCACTACCGAGGCCGCGACCTGGACGGTCAAGGCCATGGCCGCGGCGGCCGCGGCGCGCGCCGCAGGGCCGCTACCGGTGAGGGCGCTACAAGACCTCTAA
- the rnr gene encoding ribonuclease R, translating into MPDINPDQVLSFFLEHPERPWHVQDIQRRFEVDDRAELRHILSELADAGRLIRTRRRTYGLPQEMNMVLGRLQVASGGYGFVIPDAGGKDLYIPADRLGGAWDSDRVMARPNPMKSDDGRPSGEIVRIIERGYEKVVGTLEYARGYAILRPDSVRLQSRILLTPESVGKLEGGSRIVARMVWPEESGEREPFGEVTEFLGTEDDPEVETRAVIVKYHLKAEFDPATLAEAQAVPDEVTAEMMAGRSDYRKAVTFTIDGEDAKDFDDALSIERLDSARDGLLRVGVHIADVSYYVAEGTSLDKEAVERATSVYLPGRVLPMLPEDLSNGICSLDEGKARLALSLFVDITRTGEVKAFKFKETVVQSDARLTYRQVQEFADGGRLPAGKRKLERDIKVMLNLTQELRAARIGAGALDFDFTEARVEVDDQGALHVNPVRSNSARQLVEEMMLLANRLVASELSRRDVPALFRVHEDPSPEKVQALQKALARLGYVLDLEHSKPQDLQAILKQAAGKPEAQLVNTLLLRSLKQARYSSEDLGHYGLAFESYLHFTSPIRRYPDLVVHRVVRALLQHRLSPTLKERMKTDFPALAEHASERERVAEEAERDLTRYYHARWAKEHVGETYTGIVVGVTNFGVFVELPNAVEGLMHVSHLVDDYYLYIEEQLMLMGKHSRKRYRMGDRVEIRILAANPTQRQIDLIPADMPMPELEAEEKPADTRRPGKLKTPQQGAAEGVVTEIAGRNARAKPAGRGAKAGDAKKAGEAKKGGDAKKGDAKKGAAEAGAAKAAAAKPTKERTGKAKQAKEQPEAAKQAKEQPAKSKPAREQPAKGKQAKDQSAKSKPAKEQPAKSRPAREQPARSKPPKGGTEAPAKPKKKRKVLKFG; encoded by the coding sequence ATGCCAGATATCAATCCCGACCAGGTACTCAGCTTCTTCTTGGAGCACCCCGAGCGACCCTGGCACGTACAAGACATCCAGCGCCGCTTCGAGGTGGACGACCGCGCCGAGCTGCGACACATCCTTTCCGAACTAGCCGATGCAGGCCGACTGATCCGCACGCGCCGCCGGACCTACGGCCTGCCGCAGGAGATGAACATGGTCCTGGGCCGCCTGCAGGTTGCCTCGGGCGGTTACGGCTTCGTCATCCCCGACGCTGGGGGCAAGGACCTCTACATCCCCGCCGACCGCCTGGGAGGCGCCTGGGATTCCGATCGGGTGATGGCGCGCCCCAACCCCATGAAGAGCGACGACGGGCGCCCCTCCGGCGAGATCGTCCGCATCATCGAGCGCGGCTACGAGAAGGTGGTGGGCACGCTCGAGTACGCCAGGGGTTACGCCATCTTGCGGCCCGACTCCGTGCGGTTGCAGTCGCGGATCCTCCTCACCCCGGAGTCCGTGGGCAAGCTCGAGGGCGGTTCGCGCATCGTGGCGCGCATGGTCTGGCCCGAGGAGTCGGGCGAACGGGAGCCCTTCGGCGAGGTGACCGAGTTCCTGGGCACCGAGGACGACCCCGAGGTCGAGACTCGCGCCGTGATCGTCAAGTACCACCTCAAGGCCGAGTTCGACCCCGCCACGCTGGCCGAGGCCCAGGCCGTACCCGACGAGGTGACGGCCGAGATGATGGCGGGCCGCTCCGACTACCGCAAGGCGGTCACGTTCACCATCGACGGCGAGGACGCCAAGGACTTCGACGACGCCCTCAGCATCGAGCGGCTCGATTCGGCCCGGGACGGCCTGTTGCGAGTAGGCGTCCACATCGCCGACGTCAGCTACTACGTGGCCGAGGGCACGAGCCTCGACAAGGAAGCCGTGGAGCGCGCCACGTCCGTCTACCTCCCGGGACGCGTGCTGCCGATGCTGCCGGAGGACCTCTCCAACGGCATCTGTTCCCTCGACGAGGGCAAGGCGCGCCTGGCCCTTTCGCTGTTCGTGGACATAACGCGCACAGGCGAGGTGAAGGCGTTCAAGTTCAAGGAGACCGTCGTCCAGTCCGACGCGCGCCTGACGTACCGGCAAGTGCAGGAGTTCGCCGACGGCGGTCGCCTGCCCGCGGGCAAGCGCAAGCTCGAGCGCGACATCAAGGTCATGCTCAACCTCACGCAGGAACTGCGCGCCGCACGCATCGGTGCCGGGGCGCTCGACTTCGACTTCACCGAGGCCCGCGTCGAGGTCGACGACCAGGGCGCGCTTCACGTGAACCCGGTGAGGAGCAACTCGGCCCGGCAGCTGGTGGAGGAGATGATGCTGCTGGCCAACCGCCTGGTGGCGAGCGAGCTCAGCCGGCGCGACGTGCCGGCCCTCTTCCGCGTTCACGAGGACCCCAGCCCCGAGAAGGTCCAGGCGCTGCAGAAGGCCCTTGCCAGGCTGGGTTACGTTCTCGACCTCGAGCACTCGAAGCCTCAGGACCTTCAGGCCATCCTCAAGCAGGCCGCCGGCAAACCGGAGGCGCAACTCGTGAACACGCTCCTGCTCCGGAGCCTCAAGCAGGCGCGCTACTCGAGCGAGGACCTGGGTCATTACGGCCTCGCCTTCGAGAGCTACCTCCACTTCACGAGCCCCATCCGCCGCTACCCCGACCTCGTGGTGCACCGCGTGGTGCGCGCGCTCCTGCAGCACCGCCTCTCGCCGACGCTCAAGGAGCGCATGAAGACCGACTTCCCCGCGCTGGCGGAGCACGCCAGCGAGCGTGAACGCGTGGCCGAAGAGGCCGAGCGGGACCTCACGCGCTACTATCACGCGCGTTGGGCCAAGGAGCACGTGGGCGAGACCTACACGGGCATCGTCGTGGGCGTCACCAACTTCGGGGTGTTCGTCGAGCTGCCCAACGCCGTCGAGGGCCTGATGCACGTGAGCCACCTCGTCGACGACTACTACCTCTACATCGAAGAGCAGCTCATGTTGATGGGCAAGCACTCGCGCAAGCGCTACCGGATGGGCGACAGGGTGGAGATCAGGATCCTGGCCGCCAACCCGACGCAACGCCAGATCGACCTCATACCGGCCGACATGCCGATGCCCGAGTTGGAGGCGGAGGAGAAGCCGGCCGATACCCGCCGGCCCGGGAAACTCAAGACGCCGCAGCAGGGCGCCGCCGAGGGCGTGGTGACCGAGATCGCCGGTCGCAACGCGCGGGCCAAGCCGGCGGGCAGGGGCGCAAAGGCCGGCGACGCGAAGAAGGCCGGAGAAGCCAAGAAGGGCGGCGACGCGAAGAAGGGCGACGCCAAGAAGGGCGCGGCCGAGGCGGGGGCCGCCAAGGCAGCCGCGGCCAAGCCCACGAAGGAGCGGACCGGCAAGGCCAAGCAGGCGAAAGAGCAGCCCGAGGCGGCCAAGCAGGCGAAAGAGCAGCCCGCGAAGAGCAAGCCCGCGAGAGAGCAGCCCGCGAAGGGCAAGCAGGCGAAGGACCAGTCCGCGAAGAGCAAACCTGCGAAAGAGCAGCCCGCCAAGAGCAGACCCGCGAGAGAACAGCCCGCGAGAAGCAAGCCCCCGAAGGGCGGAACCGAGGCCCCGGCGAAGCCGAAGAAGAAGCGGAAGGTATTGAAATTCGGGTGA
- a CDS encoding polyprenyl synthetase family protein — MFELVAEELVRFEERLEGELHSSVAFIEAIGADLVKAGGKRLRPGVAFLTGRLLGAPPEAAMQVALSVELLHSASLLHDDLIDDADTRRGSEAAFRRYGNVVSVMSGDFMLARVLRLLAASGSAGFTSLMAEAAADVCEGEVLQFQVATLQDYSWENYTRVIEGKTAVLLAAASQGVGLVAGADDADLRALRRYGMAFGRAFQLRDDYLDLLGDPQVLGKPVGGDLREGKATHTVLSLLLEHDCEEARAILARRAARPGDVERMAELATAHGAHERTRSEIEAQAEEAVAALGVFAPSPSRAALAALARQEVARLR, encoded by the coding sequence GTGTTCGAACTCGTTGCTGAGGAGCTGGTGCGTTTCGAGGAGCGGCTCGAGGGCGAACTCCATTCCTCCGTCGCGTTCATCGAGGCCATCGGCGCCGACCTGGTGAAGGCGGGCGGTAAGCGACTGCGGCCCGGCGTGGCGTTCCTCACCGGTCGCCTCCTAGGCGCACCGCCCGAGGCGGCCATGCAGGTCGCCCTCTCGGTCGAGCTCCTTCACTCGGCGTCACTGCTACACGACGACCTGATCGACGACGCCGACACGCGGCGGGGTAGCGAGGCCGCCTTCCGGCGCTACGGTAACGTGGTGAGCGTCATGTCGGGCGACTTCATGCTCGCCCGCGTGCTCCGGCTGTTGGCCGCCAGCGGAAGCGCCGGCTTCACGTCGCTCATGGCCGAGGCGGCGGCCGACGTGTGCGAGGGCGAGGTCCTCCAGTTCCAGGTCGCGACGCTCCAGGACTACTCGTGGGAGAACTACACGCGGGTCATCGAGGGCAAGACCGCCGTGCTGCTGGCCGCCGCCAGCCAGGGCGTTGGACTGGTTGCCGGCGCCGACGACGCGGACTTGAGGGCGCTGCGCCGCTACGGCATGGCGTTCGGGCGCGCGTTCCAGCTGCGCGACGACTACCTCGACCTTCTCGGTGACCCCCAAGTCCTAGGCAAACCCGTTGGCGGCGACCTTCGCGAGGGCAAGGCGACGCACACGGTGCTGAGCCTTCTCCTAGAGCACGATTGCGAGGAGGCGCGGGCCATCCTCGCGAGGCGGGCGGCCCGGCCCGGCGACGTGGAGCGCATGGCCGAGCTGGCCACGGCGCACGGTGCCCACGAGCGCACGAGGAGCGAGATAGAGGCCCAGGCGGAAGAAGCCGTGGCGGCGCTCGGCGTCTTCGCCCCGTCACCGAGCCGCGCGGCACTGGCAGCGCTGGCGCGGCAAGAAGTCGCTCGCTTGCGCTGA